The Apium graveolens cultivar Ventura chromosome 6, ASM990537v1, whole genome shotgun sequence genome contains a region encoding:
- the LOC141665367 gene encoding asparagine--tRNA ligase, chloroplastic/mitochondrial-like produces MLQTELPMIREACLRVLVLCTIFLKEAAAFELCLADIGWNDFEMIWEPWNEDLFSRKGCFEADERDEVKVAAMVANGYIFFVYATAVFSPATSLRLNPFPVTVRFLSLRRTPPFLPSLSPPTTLLTKNPHFPPKKCTHYYVNSPFSGGRKLSSVIAAAFPSGEAAEKQKAQVLGSDKVGKFRKRLKIVDIKGGPDEGLDRLGQTLVVKGWVRTLRAQSSVTFIEVNDGSCLSNMQCVVGSDAEGYDQVENGLTTTGASICVEGILVNSQGSKQKVELKVEKLVTVGKSDPSFPIQKKRVSREFLRTKSHLRPRTNTFGAIGELIGGSQREERLDLLEDRLDNLQLNKDSYWWYLDLRRYGSVPHAGFRLGFERLVQFATGIENIRDAIPFPRTPGSA; encoded by the exons ATGTTGCAGACTGAATTACCCATGATTCGTGAGGCATGCTTACGGGTTCTGGTACTTTGCACAATTTTTCTCAAAGAAGCAGCAGCTTTTGAGCTCTGCCTTGCTGATATCGGTTGGAATGATTTCGAGATGATTTGGGAGCCATGGAATGAAGACTTGTTTTCGAGGAAAGGTTGTTTTGAGGCTGATGAAAGAGATGAGGTTAAGGTTGCAGCAATGGTTGCCAATGGATATATATTTTTTG TCTATGCCACCGCCGTTTTCTCTCCGGCAACTTCTCTCCGGCTAAACCCATTTCCCGTCACCGTCCGATTCCTCTCCCTCCGCCGCACACCACCCTTCCTTCCCTCACTCTCACCACCCACAACACTACTAACCAAGAATCCCCATTTCCCGCCAAAAAAATGCACGCACTACTATGTGAATTCACCATTTTCCGGTGGCCGGAAGTTGAGTAGTGTGATCGCCGCAGCTTTTCCGTCAGGAGAAGCTGCGGAGAAGCAGAAAGCACAAGTCTTGGGGAGTGATAAAGTGGGCAAGTTTCGAAAAAGATTGAAAATTGTGGATATTAAAGGAGGGCCTGATGAGGGGTTGGATAGGTTAGGCCAGACTTTGGTTGTTAAGGGTTGGGTCAGGACTCTCCGTGCACAGAGTAGTGTCACATTTATCGAG GTGAATGATGGTTCTTGCTTATCAAATATGCAATGTGTTGTCGGCTCAGATGCTGAAGGCTATGATCAG GTAGAGAATGGTTTGACGACAACAGGTGCTTCGATATGTGTTGAAGGGATTCTGGTAAACAGTCAAGGCTCAAAGCAGAAAGTAGAGTTGAAGGTCGAGAAACTCGTAACG GTCGGTAAAAGTGATCCTTCATTTCCCATCCAGAAAAAGAGGGTCAGCAGAGAATTTTTAAGAACAAAATCTCATCTTCGTCCTCGAACAAACACCTTTGGTGCG ATTGGTGAACTAATTGGTGGAAGCCAAAGAGAAGAACGTCTTGATTTACTGGAGGATCGGCTAGATAACTTACAGCTTAATAAGGATAGCTATTGGTGGTATCTTGACCTGAGGCGTTATGGTTCAG TTCCTCATGCAGGCTTTAGACTAGGGTTTGAGAGGCTGGTGCAATTTGCCACTGGGATAGAGAACATAAGAGATGCAATACCATTCCCTCGGACACCTGGCTCGGCATAG
- the LOC141667978 gene encoding uncharacterized protein LOC141667978 isoform X1, which produces MSSPSLLVVDPKTQQPHHQFQENQEPTQRFQENLEQNPQIDPSHSLNVSSQDFQNPLQSHQNNDTQQVMGPENPPEIADAASEPLGEGQVQVQHQQQQNVGFQGLNPAAAAAVAALSQLTQFAGNMGDVERAMVELRGLIAAGGLGALMGGGGAAPFIGQGPMHYAPLTSINLRAGLQFEQKTLHCVALSKKHICMISQPPYRGGGRRGADRYRRGGRGNFGNRGRGRWTPRENLQQISSSGPANVAAETTKSVEEVAEASTVSIDQAGQLEMPYQASVQTNVTSAPQRHMQVARCEICRVDCNSFEILEQHKGGKKHKKNMQKLEVLKAYQSVANAPINGKNDDSNTEGKLEPENLQNFEGNYQTIPENFHSEALPVQINLENQPQNPEIHQLDNQRPGMKRKMRGGRGGGKLPSTQRWPKEPKVAVPLICDLCNVMCNTQEVLDRHLSGKKHTSKYKRFEGHQAMYGPAELQVLYPPNPISQTLSQPQGHQQNFSFPQGLNLLSPVSHATPQIHPVGASGQASNVNPDYQQNFSAPQGSNLLPPGAPTGPQISQVHQQ; this is translated from the exons ATGAGTTCTCCATCTCTACTAGTAGTAGACCCCAAAACTCAACAACCTCACCATCAATTTCAAGAAAATCAAGAACCTACACAACGATTCCAAGAAAATCTAGAACAAAATCCACAAATCGACCCATCACATTCCCTCAATGTTTCATCCCAAGATTTTCAAAACCCACTACAATCTCATCAAAACAATGATACCCAACAGGTGATGGGGCCTGAAAACCCGCCGGAGATTGCCGATGCTGCTTCTGAACCGTTAGGTGAAGGGCAGGTTCAAGTACAGCATCAGCAGCAACAGAATGTGGGGTTTCAGGGTCTTAATCCAGCTGCTGCTGCCGCGGTAGCTGCACTTTCGCAGCTGACTCAGTTTGCGGGGAATATGGGTGATGTGGAGAGGGCAATGGTGGAGCTGCGGGGGCTTATTGCTGCTGGTGGCCTTGGAGCTTTGATGGGTGGTGGTGGTGCAGCTCCGTTTATCGGTCAAGGGCCTATGCATTATGCTCCG TTGACATCAATTAACCTGCGTGCCGGACTTCAGTTTGAACAGAAAACGTTACATTGTGTTGCGTTGTCCAAGAAACACATATGCATG ATCAGTCAGCCTCCATACAGGGGTGGTGGTAGGAGGGGTGCGGATCGATATAGACGTGGCGGTAGGGGAAATTTTGGAAATCGCGGAAGGGGTCGATGGACACCCAGAGAGAACTTGCAACAAATTTCATCATCTGGTCCAGCAAATGTTGCAGCGGAGACGACCAAGTCTGTTGAAGAAGTTGCAGAAGCTTCAACTGTCAGTATTGATCAGGCTGGCCAACTTGAAATGCCTTATCAAGCATCTGTACAGACAAACGTTACCTCAGCTCCACAGCGTCATATGCAAGTTGCACGTTGTGAAATTTGTAGGGTGGACTGCAATAGTTTCGAGATTCTTGAACAACACAAGGGTGGTAAAAAACATAAAAAGAATATGCAAAAACTGGAAGTACTAAAGGCTTATCAATCTGTTGCCAATGCACCGATCAATGGAAAAAATGATGATTCTAATACTGAAGGGAAGCTGGAGCCGGAGAATTTGCAAAATTTTGAAGGGAACTACCAGACTATTCCAGAAAATTTCCATTCTGAAGCTTTGCCTGTCCAAATTAATCTTGAAAATCAGCCTCAAAATCCTGAAATACATCAGCTAGACAACCAGAGGCCTGGCATGAAAAGGAAGATGAGAGGTGGTCGTGGCGGAGGGAAGCTTCCGAGTACACAAAGATGGCCGAAGGAGCCAAAAGTGGCTGTTCCCTTAATTTGTGATTTGTGCAATGTGATGTGTAACACACAAGAGGTCTTAGACCGTCACTTATCTGGTAAGAAACACACATCAAAGTATAAGCGCTTTGAAGGCCACCAGGCTATGTATGGACCAGCAGAACTTCAGGTTCTTTACCCTCCTAACCCTATCTCACAGACTTTAAGCCAACCTCAAGGCCATCAACAGAACTTCTCTTTTCCTCAAGGCTTAAACCTTCTTTCACCAGTTTCTCATGCTACACCTCAAATTCATCCTGTAGGAGCTTCCGGTCAAGCTTCGAATGTCAACCCAGACTATCAACAAAATTTCTCTGCTCCTCAGGGCTCAAACCTTCTTCCTCCAGGTGCTCCGACCGGACCTCAAATTTCCCAAGTTCATCAACAATAG
- the LOC141667978 gene encoding uncharacterized protein LOC141667978 isoform X2, protein MSSPSLLVVDPKTQQPHHQFQENQEPTQRFQENLEQNPQIDPSHSLNVSSQDFQNPLQSHQNNDTQQVMGPENPPEIADAASEPLGEGQVQVQHQQQQNVGFQGLNPAAAAAVAALSQLTQFAGNMGDVERAMVELRGLIAAGGLGALMGGGGAAPFIGQGPMHYAPISQPPYRGGGRRGADRYRRGGRGNFGNRGRGRWTPRENLQQISSSGPANVAAETTKSVEEVAEASTVSIDQAGQLEMPYQASVQTNVTSAPQRHMQVARCEICRVDCNSFEILEQHKGGKKHKKNMQKLEVLKAYQSVANAPINGKNDDSNTEGKLEPENLQNFEGNYQTIPENFHSEALPVQINLENQPQNPEIHQLDNQRPGMKRKMRGGRGGGKLPSTQRWPKEPKVAVPLICDLCNVMCNTQEVLDRHLSGKKHTSKYKRFEGHQAMYGPAELQVLYPPNPISQTLSQPQGHQQNFSFPQGLNLLSPVSHATPQIHPVGASGQASNVNPDYQQNFSAPQGSNLLPPGAPTGPQISQVHQQ, encoded by the exons ATGAGTTCTCCATCTCTACTAGTAGTAGACCCCAAAACTCAACAACCTCACCATCAATTTCAAGAAAATCAAGAACCTACACAACGATTCCAAGAAAATCTAGAACAAAATCCACAAATCGACCCATCACATTCCCTCAATGTTTCATCCCAAGATTTTCAAAACCCACTACAATCTCATCAAAACAATGATACCCAACAGGTGATGGGGCCTGAAAACCCGCCGGAGATTGCCGATGCTGCTTCTGAACCGTTAGGTGAAGGGCAGGTTCAAGTACAGCATCAGCAGCAACAGAATGTGGGGTTTCAGGGTCTTAATCCAGCTGCTGCTGCCGCGGTAGCTGCACTTTCGCAGCTGACTCAGTTTGCGGGGAATATGGGTGATGTGGAGAGGGCAATGGTGGAGCTGCGGGGGCTTATTGCTGCTGGTGGCCTTGGAGCTTTGATGGGTGGTGGTGGTGCAGCTCCGTTTATCGGTCAAGGGCCTATGCATTATGCTCCG ATCAGTCAGCCTCCATACAGGGGTGGTGGTAGGAGGGGTGCGGATCGATATAGACGTGGCGGTAGGGGAAATTTTGGAAATCGCGGAAGGGGTCGATGGACACCCAGAGAGAACTTGCAACAAATTTCATCATCTGGTCCAGCAAATGTTGCAGCGGAGACGACCAAGTCTGTTGAAGAAGTTGCAGAAGCTTCAACTGTCAGTATTGATCAGGCTGGCCAACTTGAAATGCCTTATCAAGCATCTGTACAGACAAACGTTACCTCAGCTCCACAGCGTCATATGCAAGTTGCACGTTGTGAAATTTGTAGGGTGGACTGCAATAGTTTCGAGATTCTTGAACAACACAAGGGTGGTAAAAAACATAAAAAGAATATGCAAAAACTGGAAGTACTAAAGGCTTATCAATCTGTTGCCAATGCACCGATCAATGGAAAAAATGATGATTCTAATACTGAAGGGAAGCTGGAGCCGGAGAATTTGCAAAATTTTGAAGGGAACTACCAGACTATTCCAGAAAATTTCCATTCTGAAGCTTTGCCTGTCCAAATTAATCTTGAAAATCAGCCTCAAAATCCTGAAATACATCAGCTAGACAACCAGAGGCCTGGCATGAAAAGGAAGATGAGAGGTGGTCGTGGCGGAGGGAAGCTTCCGAGTACACAAAGATGGCCGAAGGAGCCAAAAGTGGCTGTTCCCTTAATTTGTGATTTGTGCAATGTGATGTGTAACACACAAGAGGTCTTAGACCGTCACTTATCTGGTAAGAAACACACATCAAAGTATAAGCGCTTTGAAGGCCACCAGGCTATGTATGGACCAGCAGAACTTCAGGTTCTTTACCCTCCTAACCCTATCTCACAGACTTTAAGCCAACCTCAAGGCCATCAACAGAACTTCTCTTTTCCTCAAGGCTTAAACCTTCTTTCACCAGTTTCTCATGCTACACCTCAAATTCATCCTGTAGGAGCTTCCGGTCAAGCTTCGAATGTCAACCCAGACTATCAACAAAATTTCTCTGCTCCTCAGGGCTCAAACCTTCTTCCTCCAGGTGCTCCGACCGGACCTCAAATTTCCCAAGTTCATCAACAATAG